From the genome of Aricia agestis chromosome 9, ilAriAges1.1, whole genome shotgun sequence, one region includes:
- the LOC121730593 gene encoding glycine-rich cell wall structural protein-like, whose protein sequence is MRQVVCFLLLVALAHAAVERKTRQAYYGSGGYGGYGGGGLRGGDPFGTFGGLRPGQGVVYNGYGNDFGIPGLKPGDEVVYEGVVGNGFQGNPGYGSGYQSYGLNGGYQGLGGYQGLQGYGGYY, encoded by the exons ATGAGACAAGTTGTGTGCTTCTTATTACTCGTCGCCTTGGCGCACGCCGCAG tcgAACGGAAGACTCGCCAAGCGTACTACGGTAGTGGAGGCTACGGCGGTTACGGCGGTGGTGGCCTGAGAGGAGGAGACCCCTTCGGCACCTTCGGAGGCCTTCGTCCAGGCCAGGGCGTGGTCTACAATGGCTACGGCAACGACTTCGGAATCCCCGGCCTTAAGCCCGGAGACGAGGTGGTCTACGAAGGAGTGGTTGGCAACGGATTCCAGGGAAACCCAGGCTACGGAAGCGGCTACCAGAGTTACGGACTTAACGGAGGCTACCAAGGTCTCGGAGGTTACCAGGGTCTCCAGGGTTATGGTGGATATTACTGA
- the LOC121730661 gene encoding neuropeptide-like protein 32, which yields MKLALCVLFLVALGDAAVRSPRDLKEGKELKTYIEGLKQKLEAADAAEADDVNDRVKRQFFGYQGYGGYGGYRGYGNGYSIGYGNRGYGYGSSESFERGGYRRGYYPGFRYGSSESFEG from the exons ATGAAACTCGCGCTGTGTGTACTGTTTCTGGTGGCCCTGGGGGACGCCGCAG TGCGATCTCCTAGAGACCTGAAAGAGGGCAAAGAATTGAAAACTTATATCGAAGGACTTAAACAGAAACTAGAAGCAGCAGACGCGGCCGAAGCCGACGACGTGAACGACAGAGTGAAACGTCAGTTCTTCGGCTACCAAGGTTACGGGGGCTACGGCGGTTACAGAGGTTACGGCAATGGTTACAGTATCGGTTACGGCAACCGCGGTTACGGCTACGGATCTTCGGAGAGCTTCGAGAGAGGAGGTTACCGCCGGGGATACTATCCAGGCTTCAGATACGGCTCCAGCGAAAGTTTTGAAGGATAA
- the LOC121730430 gene encoding glycine-rich protein DOT1-like, which produces MTKFAVACVALGLVACAFAAPGYGGGNSGGGGYGGGGGGGGGGGGFGSGGGGGFGGGKGGGGGGGLGGGSGGYGGSGGLGGGSGGGHGGGGGLGGSSGGGHGGSGGLGGGSGGHGGGGGGHGGSGGYGGSSSNSQASASASASSGGGGGGGGYGGQKGGYGR; this is translated from the exons ATGACTAAGTTTGCAGTTGCTTGTGTGGCCTTAGGCCTTGTGGCCTGCGCGTTTGCGGCTCCag GTTATGGAGGAGGAAATAGCGGAGGTGGTGGTTACGGAGgtgggggcggcggcggcggcggcgggggcggttTCGGGAGCGGCGGTGGCGGCGGATTCGGGGGCGGTAAaggcggtggcggcggcggcggattAGGCGGCGGTAGCGGCGGATATGGGGGAAGTGGAGGACTCGGAGGTGGAAGCGGTGGTGGTcatggcggcggcggcggcctaGGAGGTAGCAGCGGTg GCGGCCACGGCGGTAGTGGCGGACTCGGCGGCGGAAGCGGAGGGCACGGCGGTGGAGGCGGCGGTCATGGGGGCAGCGGCGGATATGGGGGCTCCAGCTCTAACTCCCAGGCCAGCGCTAGCGCCAGCGCCAGCTCCGGTGGCGGCGGCGGAGGCGGCGGATATGGCGGACAAAAGGGCGGATACGG acgCTAA